The segment ACGAAGGAGGGGGACGAGAGGAGCGGAGGGAGATGTTTCCCGGTGCGGCTCCGTTAACGGAGGCGTTAATGAGCGGCGCGGGACTGCTCCGCCCGCACCGGCGCCGGCTGCGCCCCGCGGCCCCGACGGGGGCTCTTCCCCGTGGGCAGCTCTACCCCATCGGGTGTCCTCGGCCGGGACCCCCCCGCCGCGCACCGCGGGGACCGCTCCCACCGCCGCCCCGCGCACCGCCTCCTCAGCGCCTCACGGGCGGGGCCGTCGCCCTTCGCGGGGTCCCCCGACCAGCGGTGCTCCCCCGGTCCCGGGAGGGGAGCGGCGGTCCGGCGGTGCGGGCGGCTGCGCGGAGGCTGTGCCTCCCTCGGGCGCTGGCGCTGCGCATTTGGTGGTCGttaaaaacaatttgtttcCCTCCCCCCGACACgtttggggagggggaaggggaaaattgttccgggggaggggaggggaagggaaagggaaaaaaaaaaaaaaaaaaaaaaaaaggagggggagagagagaaacgGCACAGAAAGCCGCGCTCCGAACTATTGCGACACGGAGCTCGGATCGCGGCGGAGGCTGCGGCGAGGTGCGGGCGGAGCGGGCCGCGGCCGTGggagcgggcggggggcgggcggcCCCCGGGGGTGGGCAGGCGGCGCCCGGGGCTGCCCGGGGCGGTGCGCGCGGCCGCCGGGTGACCGCTGCCGCCTCCCCGCAGCGCAGAGCGGAGCCCCCGCACCTCGGAGCCGGCGGCCAGCCCGACGGcggcccccagcccccccccaccATGAACACCATCGTCTTCAGCAAGCTGAGCGGCCAGGTGCTTTTCGAGGAGGACGCCAAGGAgcgggagcggggcggccgGCCCTACGTGGGGGTGGTGGAGGGCCCGCACCACGCCGAGGTGCTGCTCCCCGACAGCCCGTCCATCAAGGAGAGCCTCAGCCTGCGCAACCGGAGGACGGGGTATGCCCCGCGCTCGGCCCCGGCACGGGTTGGGGTCGCTGGTGAGGGGGGAGGTTCGCACGGGCTCCCTTCGCCCCCGCCACGACGTTCCCGGGTCTCCCCCGGTGGCAAATTCTGCCGATGGCTGATGCAGAACCGCCCGAGCTGTCGGAACGCGTCCGTCCGGCGGCGTGCGACCGCCTCCCCCGGCTCGGGCACAACCAGAGCGGGCAGATCCGCGGTCCCCTTCGCTCGGGCGCTGCGCGTAACGAAACCCCCAAACGGAGCCGCGAGGCGCACGGCCGCGTCGCCGGGTGCTGCCCTTTGTTGGACGCGTGGCGGTGCGGGACCTCGGGACCCCCTCGCACCCCTCCGCTGCCGCCGTGCTCGCGGCGCTCGGAGCCGCCGGGGGGAGAAAGGCGTCGCCGGTGTCGGTGCGCTCCCGGAATGGGTATTTAAAGCGGAATAACGGCCCGCGGTCGAGCTCGGGTTTGTTCCGAAGGCACCTGGGGCCGAGCCGCCCGCGGCTGCTCGGCTCGCTGTGGGACAGGTGGAATAGGAGGCGATGGGAGGACCCGGGAGCTCGGCCGGAGCGCAGAGGGTTGAACCGGCGGCCGCCGACCGAACGTTTCGGGTCAGCTTTAGAAACTAAAGGAACGCGGCGAGGAGACACCGAGCGCGAACCGTTCCTAGGAGCTCTTTCTCGCTCCTCATTTCCACCTTAACGATTGCATCAGCTCCCCACGGTAGCGGCGCTGCGGGACGGCAGCGCGGAGCGAGTCCCAGGCAGGCGCTGCTCCCGGCCGAGCGCGGCGGCTCCGGGCTGCGGGGAGTCCCACCCGGCactgcccggcccggcccggcccggccccgcggcgccccCTGCTGCCCCCGCGCCCTTCTGCTGCCCCCGGACGCGCTCTCTGCTTTTGGTTTCCGAcgctttatttaaaaagaacaaacaccAAACACCTTCCCctcccgctcccccccccccccccctttttttccctctttcctctttaaaaaaactcctttattattttttttctctttatttcccatCGGTGGCTGAGTTTCATTTCCCCCTTTTAACcgtttaaccttttttttttcccccccaccaTTTTTCCCTTTCGGAAACGCTCCCGCATGAACGCCGCTCACCGCCGCGCTCGGTGCCGCGCGTCTCCCCCCCGGGCGGGGGCTCGGGGCGGCTTCACCGCCGGAGCCGAGAGAGCCGAGCTCGGGCCCCGCTGTGCCCCGTCCCGAAGCATCACCGCAGTCCCGCACCGCCCCAGTACCGAAATCCCCGCGCTCCCCCCGCTCCCCGTCGGCGCATCTCAGGACAGGGTCCCCCCCTCGTTGTCCGCTGCACCCCTGAGCCCCTTTCTCGGCTGCAGGGCTCGGCAGAGCGGCGGCAAGGTCCGGCACAAGCGGCAGGCGCTGCAGGACATGGCGCGGCCGCTCAAGCAGTGGCTCTACAAACACCGCGACAACCCGTATCCCACCAAGACCGAGAAGATCCTGCTGGCCCTGGGCTCCCAGATGACCCTGGTGCAGGTAAGGGACCCCCCATCCGGACGGGAGGGACGGGGACAGCCAATGCTGGGGCCGCAGGTGCGGTCGGGGTCATCGGCGTGGCCGGGGAGAGCTGGGCGCGTCCTTCCCTCTGCCGCCCTCCAGCATCGCCCCGTGCCCGCGTGGACTGTGAAGGCTGAGGGCAGCGAAACCCGagtttcccctcctcccctgctGGGAGAAGGAGCCGCGTCCTTTATCTCATCCATAAGTACAACGGAAAGTTTTGCATGGGCTTTAAAAAACTTCAGGGTCCCGCAGAATCAATAACGGGAGATGTCAGCAAACGGCAGGGCTTGTTCAGGAAGCCGTAGGGAGGATTCATTTCCCTTTTGAAAACAGTCTGGAATGGAATGCACCGCACTGCTCCGATAGCAGCCACCTCCTGCCACCCCCAAACCCACACTGCCATGTGGGcatgcagtgctcagcagctcatGGAGCGCTTCGGTGCCACACAGTGCAACCAGAGGTAGCTGTGCTCACAGGTACAGCCCCGCTGCCGTAGCAGGTGGGGTGCAATTGGCTGCAGATGTTGGAAAATCTGGtgtcttctttcccttttgccATCTGGTGCTCTGTGCAGATGGGTGGTGCGATGCTACCAGCCGCTGAGAGATGCTGTCCCGGCTCTGGATGCTGCAGGGATTGATGTATTGTGAATGGTCTCATTCCCATACTGCTGCTGGGTGCATGACATGAAACACGTGTTGGCAGGATGGGTCCTCAGTGCTCTACCCAGTCTGTGATGTGTCACTGTGGGGGACTTGAAGATATCAGAGCGGGAGTGCAGGTGGCAATCCGGAGTCATGGTTCTGAGCTCCTGCAGAAAAGGCAGCACTCCGAGCTCCCATTCTCATAACATTGGTGAAAGGGGACACTTCTACACTTCAGTACCTCATTGTAGAACTACTGCACTACCAAACCACCATTACTTGgacaaaaataatgttaatgTCTCAGAAAATGCCAACTATAGCAGGAAGATACAGTTAAAATAACTTCTTCGCTTTGTAAAAACATGCATGTAAGGTTTGCTCAGACTCTTACAAATACTGTTGGATCAGCACTGCCCGCTCAGTGCCACAATTCAATAGGAGCAGTTTATTGAATGACGGCTTTCCGAATATTCCCATAATTCTACATGAAATGTAAAACGTGTGTCCAGAATACGTCTGGAGAATTTCACATTTGTGATGTATTGAGcagttctcttctttctttacaaAAGCCACAGAATGAATATACAATGGGAAAGTGTCTGGTGGTGGTTTTTGCAGTACTTCTCAGTAGGTCCCGGTTGGGATGTGCTGTGTCTGTCTGTGTAACAGCACCAAGGGAGCCACGGCCACTGCTCCACGGAGTGCTATGATTTATGTCAGGTGTAGGATGAAATGAGAAAGAGTTACAGAGTGCTGCATTTATCCCTGCTACACCCCCATGGCTCTGCTGGATTTACACCGAAGCTGAATTTGAGCAGTGTATTTCTACAAAATGGAATATTTGAAAGAGTTGTGCGAAGCAGCACATCCATCTTCATTTCCAGAAGCACGCCATCAAAAAGAAGCCCCAGATGTTTCTTCCATCACTTGGGTGCACTGCTTTTTTAATTCGGGAATAGTGTAGCATCTGCACAAGAGGTAAATAAATAggtctggcagcagcagcaatcccTGAGCCTGGAGGAACAAAACAGCACCCACCCCTCCTTGGCTTTCATGTGCCCAGAGAGTGCCAGGCTGCAGTCCAGATCAGTGTTCTTGTTCATGGAGATCTCAGCCACACTGGATGCATCTGTAACAACTTCCCTGGAGCCCAATCTCATTCAAACGGGGCTGCTATAGCCAAGAGCAGTTTGGGTTTGGGCTTCAGTATCTGTTGGAAAGCTTTGTCTCTCCCCCAGACAGGGTCTCTGGGGATTGCTTTTCTAGTCTAATAACACCAAATGTTACTGGAGAACCAGGAATCCATGTGGTGTCTTCTCTGTGGGTTACACATCTTCATGCTGACCTCGCATCTTACCCTTCCCCCATTTCTGAGCTCTCAAGTTGcagctttcttctccaaagggtGCTGCTGAAAATCCCTCCAAGCTTCCACCGAAATGTCACCGAGGCGGTTGGGgacttttcctgtttttcacgTTTTCCTTTCACCTTAGGAAAGTTCTTCAGCAGCCGCCTGGGGTGTGGTGTTGGTTGCTGTGGTATCAGTGGTGAGGCTGCagcccttctttcctttcatctgACAAAGCTTACTCCAGTACTCACCATATTCCAGTCTGTGCCATCCGCCCAAAAGAACTTTTGCAGGACTGTGGCATGGAGGTAGCTAACCCTTTTGTGAGATAAACAGGTAAACATGCAGCTCCATTTTTTACTGTATCATTAGGACAGAATCAGAATGCCAAATTTTccactattttattttcattagttCTGCTGTCACCCAGTTGgctcattttaaattaatttctcctccctccccagtaCTTTGGCTTAGCCCTGTGCTCCCTGGTGCAGCACGACAGAGGGGCTCTCCCACCTTCAGAGGGGAAGTCAGACTCTTTCAGGGAGGTAGGATTTTGCAGCAATCATAAATCATCTTGTTTTCAATAAGTAGTAGCAAAACCCGGTGCACATTCTGGGCTGACTTCTTCCTGAGCAGTCCAACGAGGTCTTCAGGAGTCCTCAAGGCAAATGTTATTGCAGCTTGCAGTCCAACAGTCGAAAGTTTTCTGCTTCCCGAACTGCCAAAGCAGGAAACCAGAAAAGCAATATAAATTGAGAAAGCATTTTATGTTTTACTCCAATTAGATTCTGATTCAGAATCCAATAATTTCTCCTATTAATGTGCTATTAATGTgctacattttcatttgtattattACCGCAGtgcttgatttattttattttaaattttgttttagacgtccttgtaaaataaaaaagaaaaatggccATCTATTCCTTccagaaagaaacatgaataGCCGTATTGTAGAAGAGCAGCTTTCTGCAATACTAGGATTAATAAACGGGTCATGCGCTGCTGTGGATTTAATAGTATTCGGATCCACACAGGCATATCGGGATTATGGGGGGAGGAGCATTGCTCGATTTGTTCCCATTCTGAAACCTCAGCCACTCTTAGGCACTGAAGCAGAACAAATCACAACGGGTCTGAGGAGGCTCTTCAGAAGCAAAGCCAGAGGGTCAATATTTCTTGATGCCGATATAAGTACTTGGTGCTCTCTGGGAACGGCTGAGCTGATGTAAAGTATGAATGCAAGGAAACACTTTCTATTATCATTCTCCCTGTTAgtttttttctggtcttttcACTTTTGTGGAATAGCTGTATGATCGTCGCTGACGAGAAATGAGTTTGGTCATGCAGTTTTTCAGGATGCTGAGTTCTTGGCAGATTTCAGAGATAAACCTTTTTCTACTATGCCTTGTATATAAATCACtgcagttttgttgttttgtttcgtttttgAGATTTTTGGAGATCCCAGTAATATAAGGTAGGACCTTCATGAAAGATGGCTGGCCATTGAGTGGATTTACCTAACTTTCTTTCATCCTCAACATGCCTTGTTTAATTGCACTTGGAATGAGTTTCTGGAGTGAGTGctctctgctttgtgttttacCAGAAAGCCTCTCCAGTAAATGCTGACTGAAGGTTATTCCACAATGATCAGATAACTACTACTTCCTCCTCTCATAGCAGAAAACTTGAAATGTGACTCATCTTGTCATGCTGATATGCAGGATGCAACGAGTTGGCACAGGAAGAATGAGCCCAAAATAAACCAAGAGTACCAGGCAAAAATCACTCTCGCTAAATTTAATTGCTCTTATGTATGAGTCACTCTGGTACtatcctctcttcctttcctatgatgaaatattgataaaatatttcaaagtgtGATGATATGCAGCACAACAAAATCTCTCTCGCGAGATGgtggggagctgctggctcGGTGAGGTGATGCTGGACTCCAGGCTGGTCTGTTCTTGTCCCATGTCTGGTTTCCAAGCTCCCCTACATCCCGCTGCGGGCAGGTGGCTCATGCTGCAGCTGGGCGGTCTGCAGCGAGTTTGTTCATGGCATCAGAAGGTGGATGGGTGCCAAGCCACCCTTTCTGGTTTACTATAATGATTGCTGTGTCAATATGATGAATATAAACAAGCAGCCTTGGAGGAGAGTGAATGTTACTTACTCTTCGCTGCCAGCTACAGCTTTGGTCTCCTAACCTGTCACTGCAAACTATGTGCTTTGTGGAGCTCTGCACTGATCCAGGGCTCACGGTATTTTCAGTGGAGCCCTGCTTTCTGTAAGTGTGATTTTATGCAAAATCCAAGTGGGAGACTCAAAGTGTCATTGCTGGCTCCTGCGTagggctctgagctgcagaCCTGTTTGTCCTCCAGCAGACAGgactcctttttctcttcatcaCCCCAGAAGACATTATCGATACGGAACAATTAGCCTAGCACCTCCATACCACCTAGGCAGCCCCCACAGCAATAGGCAGATGGCAGAAGCAGGGCCAGGCCCAGTTTGAggcctgcagctcagcctcccagcagcagggctgggtgctggcaACACACGTGtcagccagctctgcaggtgACACCAGCTGAATGTGAAATGGTTTTGGGTCACACTGTGACCGCAGCAGCCCCTGGCTTCGTGTTCAGACCTGGCTGTGTGCTGACCGTGTAGGTCTGAGGGACAACACCACGTGTCCATTTGCGGTGTCACACTCTAGAaaatgctctgcatctgggagCTAAGAAAATATATAACTTCCCATCTTTAGCAGTCACTGTGCAAGGGATTTGTATCTCTGCTGGTCTTCACCTTTTCCATGACAGAAACAGTTGCAGAAGCTACTTCTCCTTAGAGCAAATGTCTGATTTCTGTGTAACTCAACGTGTGCTGTGGTTGGTGCCGTACTGCCCTGATACCCTCACTGCTCTCTTTGTGTCCCAATACAGAACGAGGAAGAATTTCGGCTTTTGGATAACTAAATGCAGAACAGCTCTTCAGCAGTTTTATTGTAGCCTACATAAATGTCAAATGCAAACTACCTGACATcagttattaattttaattcagGATGTTAGTAATATATCAAAGATTTGTATGGGAAGTTCAGGTGTTATccttaaaaaagagaagatgaatATTTGAGGACACCTTTATTAAGTGTTTGTTAATAGCCTGTTGAGGGTTTGCTGATGTGGGTGAAGGGCAGAAAGGCAGTTTCAGACTCCCGGTGCCCCAGGGTGTTTCCCTCATTTGCTCTTTTCTTAGGACATACATAAAGTTTGTGTACTCTGTGTGGGTTAGATTTGTTTATTCTCATTGTTTTCCAGGGAAgctaatacattattttttaagcaggTCTCAAACTGGTTTGCCAATGCAAGACGTCGCCTTAAGAACACAGTCAGGCAACCAGACCTCAGCTGGGCTTTGCGAATAAAACTGTACAACAAATACGTCCAAGGAAATGCCGAAAGGCTGAGCGTGAGCAGTGATGACTCGTGCTCTGAAGGTTtgttggtgctttttttttaatcaattttaCACCGATCAAAATACATTTAGAAAGTCTCAAATACCACAGGTTAGCTCTGGTTTCTCATAACACTCAGCAGAGCCACCTTTACTTCCTGTGAATTAGGCACCATTTCTGGCTCCCAAATACTGCTGGGAGTAGTTGCAAAACACTTAGAAGATGGGATTGTGTAGGTTATTCAAGGGTTGCATGTTATTTGCCTGCTTTGTGTAGCTTTCCTACTAGAAAAAGAATTGCTAGTCCATTCAATTCTGCAAGGCTATTctgatttaaaaggaaaaaaagctttcatttctcagtttAAGGAAATGAGAAGTCTCTGGATCATTACTTTTCTAGAAGGAAGGGGTGCACTGATGTCACATAATGAGGAGGATCTTAGTAACTTCCAGAGGGCTTTTTTTACCCTAATGTACACACCACTGTAAATAATACTGTGTGTAGTTTCATAGTACTGTGTTTAGTTTCTGTATTTTGCCCACAAACGTTTGCCTTAAAGATTCACTGGAAATCTCTCCTGCCTGAATTAACAAATGTAGgaattttttaaacagtaacCCACATTTTTAATAGAACATTGTTACTAGTcatgtatggttttttttttctgtccgTTGTGAGGGAAAAAAGCTACAGAATGATGCCAGAGTTGTGTATGTGGATTTTTAGAAGAAGACATTTCGAATTGTGCTCAgtttcagttctgtttgttCCAATTTCAGTTTGTACTCACATTTCTTTGGACGgcactttcctttgaaagattGCTTACAAGACAGCCAAAAGAGTACAGTTTAACCAGATATGCTTGAATATGCCCTAGTATTCAGGAGAAGCTATGATCATAAGAATTAAGTTTATTCATCCATATTTTGAGAAACTTATCATTGGTTTATGgcacttctcatttttatttttttttcttcctgcctcaCCTTGATTATGAACAAATTAAACCTAGAAACTGTTTTCTACAGTTGATAATGATAGCTGGAGTGTCTGAGAACCCTGGAAACTACACTGAGCAATGtgtgagcagaagaaaatgaaaatcactttctaacactgaagtaaaaaattACTTGTCTAGCTTTAGTTATCTTTATAGCAATTTAAACATGTAGAGAATGCCTTTTGTTAAATATTAGATATGTGCTGTTACTgtatctttcttcctttgttttcagatggAGAAAATCCTCCAAGAAACCATATGAATGAAGGGGGATACAACAAACCAGTTCATCACACTGTGATTAAAACTGAAAGCTCAGTCATAAAAACAGGAGTGAGACCAGAAACAAGTGCCAATGAGGATTACGTGTCACCTCCCAAATACAAAAACAGCTTATTGAATCGTTACCTGAATGACTCATTGAGACATGTCATGGCTACTAACGCAGCTATGATGGAAAAAACAAGGCAAAGGAATCACTCTGGTTCATTTAGTTCCAATGAATTTGAGGAGGAACTGGTGTCTCCATCATCATCAGAGACAGAAGGCAATTTTGTCTACCGGACAGGTAAGGGATTCTTCCTGCATCATTTTTGAGTCAGTTGGCTTTGGTGCTTGTTCTCACCTGGAATGGGTGTTGCCTTGTTGGGCCTTTTATGAGAGCCCATGACTCCTCTCCGTCCACTGGTATAGGAGTGGTAACTCCTGTCCATACCTTTGTTTGAGAGTGGATAACTCTTGTCCAACCCCTCCCATTCCTTGGAGATGTCAGCTTTGCTGTACTGAAGCTCCATGCTTCTTCCTTGGGCAGCAGGGCAGATTTCTGAAGGACGCTCACAGGTCTATTTGCTGGCACTAGGGCAAGCCTAATGAGGGAGACAACTCCTGAGCATTCTGATAGTACGGGAGGACTGGAGGAGAAGTAGAGGGAAGTGCCGTGTAGCCCCAGACACAGGGTAGAgggctttgtgtttttctggtGGCTGTTTTTGGCCATATGCTCAGTGGGGGAGTGCACATGACTCTTTTTCCTCTACTGTTCATTCTATTCACTGTCCTCAGGGTGCCTTCTCTATCATGTGGCCCTTTGGATCTCTTATGATTACATGAATTCAGAACAATTTCTGCATCACTCTCCGACATAGAGCACTGGAATAAGGGGCCACAGACTTGGCCAATAAAGATCTTGATTTAATGTTTTGGAGAGGTTACATGTAATTTATAACTTTAATCTAATCAATAACAGCATAAAAGAATGATTTATACCATTCACTGTGTTGATGGTCAGGGAATGTAATGTGGCAGTGCCTGGTCCATGCCAGCAGATTGCCATAAATTAGGGCAATGTTGGAACTGCTTAggtccctgcagggcagcaagtGCTGGAGAGCTCCTCTAAAGCTATGGAGGCCTTCACCAGCATCTCAGGGTTTACACTCATTGCAGCAGCCCGTGAGGTTGGCCATTTCTCAAACATAATTGCTTtgaggatggatggatggatgctgCTGCAAGATGCTGGAGGGCTTCGCATTTAACTAGCATAGATGTAGATGCAGTACTTGGCTCCTCATGGCTCCCCTGTCGGCTGGCTGGCCGCCCAGTGCCTCTGCAGCCCCTCAGGTTTGCAGCCTTGGTGTGCTCGTTCTTCCCAAGCATATTTAACATGGTTTGTGTCCCTGTGGGGGAACAGCAGGTTTTCAGAAGGTCTAATGCTGTGGTGGGGGAGGGAGGATGTTGGTACATGTGGATAGTCTGGGGATGATCAAGGGGAAGGGAGGACCCATAGAGGAACGGGATCTCATGGGGAGCAAGAACAGTGCATGCATGATGAATACGTTTCAAAATTAATTCTCTCTGCTCAtttaagatatttctttttcaacataCCAAATGCATTTGGTCTGCATTATGGGCACAATGTCTgccaagttttatttttaagtgaaaagtTACTCAAGAACAGATGCAGCAGCTCAGATAtgtaaacttctgtttttctgtacttttatACCATAACTTAAAAATGGACAaagtgactttttaaaaatcgTAATAAATTTGCTACTGGTTGAGTTCTTCTTGCCAAGTTTCTAACTGCACTGTAAAATATGGTCTtcaaagagaaggctgagacgGGCACGCTGTGACGGCAGTGAGTTCacaggctgggctgggctgggctgacCGAAAAACAGCATTTGTCCATAAAGTTCATATCTGGCGTTCCTGAGACTGCTCTTGAGATGGTATTTAAGTCACTTCTTAAACATCTTTGTTAGTGTTCTGAAGCACCGTGGCCTCTGGTGAGAACACATCAGCAGCTTTCAGGATACAGTGTTATTCTTCTTGCGCTCCCAAAGCAGACAAGCGGTAGCCTGACGACAGAAACAAAAAGGTCCATTATTTGGTGTATCCTGCCCACGTGTGTGTACGCTCAGGAAATAATATGTAAAAACAGGCTTTTGTCAGTTATAAGGCTACAGCCCCTCTGGTGATGTTGTAACATGCAGGAATTGACTACATCGTGACTAAAGGTAGATATATCCATGTTGTCCTGAAACCTATTCAGAAATAGATGAAATTACC is part of the Gallus gallus isolate bGalGal1 chromosome 2, bGalGal1.mat.broiler.GRCg7b, whole genome shotgun sequence genome and harbors:
- the MKX gene encoding homeobox protein Mohawk isoform X2, whose protein sequence is MNTIVFSKLSGQVLFEEDAKERERGGRPYVGVVEGPHHAEVLLPDSPSIKESLSLRNRRTGARQSGGKVRHKRQALQDMARPLKQWLYKHRDNPYPTKTEKILLALGSQMTLVQVSNWFANARRRLKNTVRQPDLSWALRIKLYNKYVQGNAERLSVSSDDSCSEDGENPPRNHMNEGGYNKPVHHTVIKTESSVIKTGVRPETSANEDYVSPPKYKNSLLNRYLNDSLRHVMATNAAMMEKTRQRNHSGSFSSNEFEEELVSPSSSETEGNFVYRTETLENGPNKCES
- the MKX gene encoding homeobox protein Mohawk isoform X1 translates to MNTIVFSKLSGQVLFEEDAKERERGGRPYVGVVEGPHHAEVLLPDSPSIKESLSLRNRRTGARQSGGKVRHKRQALQDMARPLKQWLYKHRDNPYPTKTEKILLALGSQMTLVQVSNWFANARRRLKNTVRQPDLSWALRIKLYNKYVQGNAERLSVSSDDSCSEDGENPPRNHMNEGGYNKPVHHTVIKTESSVIKTGVRPETSANEDYVSPPKYKNSLLNRYLNDSLRHVMATNAAMMEKTRQRNHSGSFSSNEFEEELVSPSSSETEGNFVYRTETLENGPNKCESAANRKGTSKDETYWKEINAAMALTNLAQGKDKLQGTTSCIIQKSSHISEVKTVKVPLVQQF